CGTTGGAAGGCATGATGCCGACAAGATATCCGATCAGCATCTGCCGACCACTCCGGATCCCCGTCGCTGGACAGATTGTCGCCTGACTGTCCCGCGAAAGTGTCTGGGATCTGGACTCGTGGCAATGGTGGGGCAGGATCGCTTGTTCGTGGGCTAACGAATGCACCGGTTGCCTCGTTCTTTCCGGTTCTGCGAGGAGATTGAAAACAGGGCGACTTTGCTGGCCAGGGAACCGATACGGACGAAGGGTGTTCTTTTCACGACACGCCATCTCCTCCCAACTCCTTCGCAGGTTCTTTCGTCATGCTTGTCACTCGCTTGGGCAAAATCACGGTGCTCGCCGTCGCCGCGGGAGGCCCCTACGTCGCTTCGGAAACCGATTGGGGACGCAGTGCCGCGGGTTCCGTCACCAATGTCTTTCGGGGGGAAGGAATTTCTGGCACGGGTTGGGGATCTGGTGAAGCACCGATTGGCGGCGTCACCCACTCCCCCGATTCGGACCGCTACCCGGTTCACTCGCACCACCAAGTCGAAACGCTTCGTGGGGTCTCATCCCAGCGTTACCGCTACGAACCTGAAATCGCCAAGAAGCTCGGTGCGATCCCCGCCACAGACGAAACACCGTCGCTGGCGGGAAACAACGTCGCCGACTTGCGAGAGGTTTTGCGTTTCGACTTGACGACCCAAGCGGTACTGAATCGGTTTTCGCGAGTCTCGACCGTGCTAGCGGATCTGCAACTCGAGGGGCTGCGAGTGCCGATCGTCACCGGTACCCAAACCACCGATTTGGCTGGCACGCTGACGTACTACTTTGATCGTTCCGGTTCGGTCCAACGGATTTCGTTGCATGGCTTCACGGGAGACCCTTCGCGTTTGGTGACGACGATCCAATCGCACTATGGACTCGCCCGGGAACCCACCCTGGAAGCCGGAGTGTTCACCAAACGTTGGAACGGTGCCCCTGTTCACTTCCTGCGTTTAACTCACGCCCCGGTGGTCTTCAGCGACGCTGTGCACCAAAAGTACACGGTGTTCTTGGAACTGAACCAACCCAACCTGGCGTATGGGATCAGTGACGAAGCCAAACGAATCGTGGTCACTGACCAGTGGACGGGGCGTTGGTAACAGCGGTGTCGCCCATCAATGTCTGCAGCCCCGCGTCCATGTTGAGGCGGGGCTGATAGCCGAGCCGTTCTTTGGCGGCGGTGATGTCAAACGAGTGATCTTTCGCGAGCTGCGAAGCGACAAAGCGAGTCATTGGTGGTTCGCTGGTTCGTCCTGTCCATCGATACACGGTTTCCAACATTGCACCGATCCGGTACGCGGCCGCGAAGGAGATCGACTTGGTCGGCGGATCGACACCATGAACCCGACACAATTTCGCGATCCAGTCCCAGCAATTGACAGGCTCGTCCTGCGTGACAAAGTACGCTCGCCCTGCCGCCACTTCAGGCCGCTCTCGCAAGGCATCGATCGCGTCCAGGTGAGCCGCGGCGGCGTTGATCACGTGAACCGTGTCAATCACATTGCTGCCGTCGCCAATGATTCGCAACCGTCCGCTGCGAGCACGCTGTAAAACACGAGGGATCAAGTGCGGGTCATTGGGTCCCCAGATCAAATGCGGGCGCAGCGCAACCGTTCGCATCCCACCCAGCTGATCCGCCGCCAAAATTTCCTGTTCGGCAATCGACTTGGTGTGCGGGTAATGGCACATCCAGGACGTCGGATACGGTTCCGATTCATCGACGTCACGCTGATCTCTGCCATCAAACGTGACGCTGGGACTGCTCGTGTAGATTAGCTGCGAAACGCGAGCTTCCAGGCAGGCTCGCAATAAATTTCGTGACGCCACGACGTTGTTGTCAAAGTAGTGCTGCCAGGTTCCCCAGACCCCAGCGACGGCCGCGGTGTGAATCACCACGTCGGCGTCTGCGATCACCCGGTCCAAGTAACCGTTGTCCAGTAAATCGCCGCGGTGGTGCGTCATCCCCGCGCGAACCAAATCAGGGGTTTCGCGACGCGACAGCCCGACAACTTCCCAGTCACGTCGCAACAACTGGCGAACAATTTCTCCGCCCAAAAATCCACTGCAGCCAGTGACGATCACCCGCATCAGGCAGGCTCCAATGCAGGCGATGAATCGGAGGTCGAGCCGTCGTCGGATTCGGGCGTGTTCCCATCCTGCGTGTCTGCCGCACTTGGATCGACCGCGGGATCCTGGCTGGCAGGAAATTTGACGAACACCCGGATCAAGATCACCACCGCGATTGC
This genomic interval from Rhodopirellula islandica contains the following:
- a CDS encoding NAD-dependent epimerase/dehydratase family protein: MRVIVTGCSGFLGGEIVRQLLRRDWEVVGLSRRETPDLVRAGMTHHRGDLLDNGYLDRVIADADVVIHTAAVAGVWGTWQHYFDNNVVASRNLLRACLEARVSQLIYTSSPSVTFDGRDQRDVDESEPYPTSWMCHYPHTKSIAEQEILAADQLGGMRTVALRPHLIWGPNDPHLIPRVLQRARSGRLRIIGDGSNVIDTVHVINAAAAHLDAIDALRERPEVAAGRAYFVTQDEPVNCWDWIAKLCRVHGVDPPTKSISFAAAYRIGAMLETVYRWTGRTSEPPMTRFVASQLAKDHSFDITAAKERLGYQPRLNMDAGLQTLMGDTAVTNAPSTGQ
- a CDS encoding DUF6690 family protein, which gives rise to MLVTRLGKITVLAVAAGGPYVASETDWGRSAAGSVTNVFRGEGISGTGWGSGEAPIGGVTHSPDSDRYPVHSHHQVETLRGVSSQRYRYEPEIAKKLGAIPATDETPSLAGNNVADLREVLRFDLTTQAVLNRFSRVSTVLADLQLEGLRVPIVTGTQTTDLAGTLTYYFDRSGSVQRISLHGFTGDPSRLVTTIQSHYGLAREPTLEAGVFTKRWNGAPVHFLRLTHAPVVFSDAVHQKYTVFLELNQPNLAYGISDEAKRIVVTDQWTGRW